AACTTTTTTTACTTACAAAGTTATGGCTTTCCATCCCTTCATACAGAAGTTATGGTTttacataacttttattttaaaaaagttaTGGTTATCCATCCCTTCATATAGAAGTTATGGTTTTGAATAACTTTAAGGATAAATTCTCTTGGCCTTTGTGTAATGGTGTGGTTATCATTGATTATCAAATATGACCACTTTTCAAGAACATTTTAACCATCACAATAGTAACAGGACCATTCGATTTGAATGGAGTATCAAGGGATATCACATATTTCATCGTCGTCCTGATCCAGCAATTAAGATGAAAGTTGAAGTTGAAGACAACAACAGGTATGATGAATCAGCTATGAAAGTAATGGTTCCAAGTCTGGATGAAATCCCTCAGCATTTACATGGAAACGTTACAAGACCAGAGAATATACAAAGACGTTTACCTGTGCAAAGAGTACGTGACATTGCAGGTAGGTTCAAACTTCATCAgtgatgtttttattatttatcagCAATACTTCTGTAATAATTTATCATAGAGATAATACATGAAATATTACATGCAtataatatctttatataaattTGCAAGCGATAATATGGATACATATATGtgtcaaaataatgaaatgtatgtacatagatacacatttaaaattatatatgtttttgaatcCCTTTCAGGTAAGCAGATAGGCCGTGTGCCTGCAAATTTATGCCGTGCATTCCGAATGTTACTGAGGAATAATTATGTTCAAGAGATCTTGTGCTTTTACAAAGGAGAAGCCAGACAAAGTCAACACCCTAATATGCATCAACGTTTTAGGAGAAATTCGACAGGAGGACATGACCAGGCGGGAGGTGGTGCAGATCTAGAATGTACATACTATGTGTCAATAAGATCAGCTAACTTTGAGCAGGCTATGCATATCCTAGAAGAATATGTTCCCCGAGCTGAATTGGACAGCAGATTATTTGCATAATTACAAGAAGAACACTTGGACTTTGTAAAAACCAGgcttaaaagatttattttcatatcatttcatatcaaatttaATGCAGaagtatacagatatatatatttaacatttaacaaatGGAAAACATTATGATGTGAATTTCCTTTCAAATACTTTCAAAATTgagaagttaaaaaaaattatacagaaaaagtatctttaattttgtatttccaATGTGATGACAAACATAAAAGCAAATGACAAAACAATTATTACATGGAAAGAACAAAAATCTTTGTATGTAGttgtaagataaaaaaaaaatcatattttacataaacatgttttcatttcatgtgaTATGTTCTTtcatatacataataatataattgtgaGCATAGGTACTAAACTTCTGTACAACACGaatttgttatcgctatttgaatcacacattaaaaaaacaataaatttttCTTTCAACTCTATTGTTATGTTCCATCCATCAGCTAACCACAAATATTACTAACCCTACAATTAAGTGAAAGCTTCAAACAATAAAAGAAAGTATTCAGAAATGTTAAGGTTATATAGAATACACCAATACATATGGAACaattattattcatttaaatttttatttacataaaaaaatgatgtcTTTCAGATCATTATTTTAGAATCTCATTTGTTTGTTACATAAACAATATGAATacacattatacatacattgtattactaTCAAATGATAgcaatttcaaaatcaaaacacgataaaaacacaattttgacCCCACTTTAATGATTGTATTATGGCCTTCCAATATTTCAAGTAAGTAAGTTCCAAATATCTTATTTGATGTTCATATCTGGGACATGAATGCACACAATTTGCTTAAGCCTTTCGTGAACAAGAAGTGAATATAGacggtatacatgtacatgtatccgATAACACTCTCAGTTCATGCTAAGAACAGTGTGCCATCACAACCTGGctcctgtacatgtataactactaCTACATGTACTCTTACAAATACCAGCGGCATATTTCCTGGTTTGTTGAGTGAAAGTGTAATCCTCATACAACagaataatatgaaaatatacttGTGTTCAACGAAACATTTGATAAATCCAAATATTGGTAGGAATGACATAACAAATTTATTTAGTATCAAGgcatgtaaaaaaaatatatatgcatgtattacCTAACACTGGGACATATTTAACAAGATCAAGATCCACCATAAAATGATTAACAAAAAGGCAATTTTGAATACCATCTGATAATAATGATGGACTAAAATTAAAGCATTGTAATTTCCTGACACACAAATGCAACGTGTTACACAACAGTAATCATGAAATGAAAGACCAGACCAATTGTATTAAACATGTagctatttgataaaataaaattattcaaatataattGTCTTTTCTCAGTATACTTCAGAAAGCAAATTATTTGCTTTATATGTTGGCAATAGGTTATGTGTGTTtaacaaactatgcttataacaaagtaacCTCTTTAGTCCCAGAGTTCTTAACAATCACCTTTCAC
This Argopecten irradians isolate NY unplaced genomic scaffold, Ai_NY scaffold_1434, whole genome shotgun sequence DNA region includes the following protein-coding sequences:
- the LOC138314107 gene encoding uncharacterized protein, yielding MTTFQEHFNHHNSNRTIRFEWSIKGYHIFHRRPDPAIKMKVEVEDNNRYDESAMKVMVPSLDEIPQHLHGNVTRPENIQRRLPVQRVRDIAGKQIGRVPANLCRAFRMLLRNNYVQEILCFYKGEARQSQHPNMHQRFRRNSTGGHDQAGGGADLECTYYVSIRSANFEQAMHILEEYVPRAELDSRLFA